CAGGCTTACCGTGTTCCGTATGAAGCGTAATGTCAGGTTAGATGCCCACTCTAGTGCGAAGAGCTATTATGACCACGAAAGAGCATTGCCCAATCTCTTTCCAGCTCTCGTTGCCATTTTGGCCACAGCGTATAAACCACTTCCGCTGCTTCTCATATAACGCACCTTATGTGGATTCACCTATGTTCATCATACTGACTCCCTAGCACTTACCCGATTGTGGTTATCAGGAAGAACGTCCTCTCACGATTTCGTTCCCATTCGGCATAAAGCCAAATATCGTTACATTGTCTGGCTCGCTACTTTATTCAGAGCCATAGGGTCATCTGGTGATACAGATGGTTCACTCTTATCGCCGTGAACAGCGCTTCATACGACTTCAGGTCGCACGGACAGAATAGAGTTACCTTCAGGCAAAGGTGGTTCCAATGACCTGCGGTCAGCGTATGTGCAGACGCAACTGAGGCTCGCTTTGCGCCGTCAGACCTCCAAGGACGGAGGGAATGCCAAATTCTGTATGGAACAGAATTGGCCATGGTCGCTCTGCGGTTTCATCCCTGAAGCCGAAGGCCTCAGTTGCATCTACACTGGTTTCGAAAAGCGCAAGCTCTCAGCATTATAGTTATCAATAAAAGCTTTTAAATTAGATAAACCTCCACATCAGTGAACATCAGAATTTACATTTAAGTAGCCAAATTTGCAGACTGCAATCTTCCCCGTTGGAAATTTTGCTTTTTAAATTTCGCCGGGGTGCTGAGGGGTCGACTCTTATGAAATCAACAGCGGGCGCAAGCGCTTTCCCCCTCGTCTCACTATTAGCTAATTATCGAATAACTATCCGCTATTACAAGCCATAGCTGTAACTAGCACCAAGCCCTAGCGGTAAGCCTATTGACCAATATAGCAGTAACCAGGCACTCCAAATTGTCATCAAGGCTAGACTAAACGGCAACATCATCGAGATAAGTGTACCGATCCCAATATTGTTCACATAGCGTTGGCAATAGACCACCACTAACGGGAAATAAGGCATCAACGGAGTAATAATATTGGAGCTTGAATCCCCAACCCTATAAGCCGCTTGCGACAGATCCGGACTGATATTGAGCTGCATCAACATTGGCACTAATACTGGACCTATCAATGCCCACTTTGCCGATGACGAACCAACAAATAAGTTAACAAAACCAACCAGTATAATCATACCCACCACAGTGATCTCTGCCGGTAAGTTAAGCGCTTTAAGACCGCTCGCACCCTCTACTGCAATTAGCGCCCCTAGATTGGATGCCGAAAATGCTGCCACAAACTGAGCGCAGAAAAATGCCATGACGATGTAATGCGACATCCCACTCATCGATTTAGACATTGCTTGAACCACATCAGCCGAGTTCTTAAAACTGCCAGTGATATAGCCATACACGAGTCCAGGCAACATAAAAAAGATAAATATCAGCGGTACAATCGATTGCATTAACGGCGCACTAAAACTGGTAAGTGAGCCGTTACTATCACGCAAAGTCGAGGTTTCAGGCAGGGTTAGCGAGAAAAAACCCACTATCGCGATTAACATCACCAAAGAGGCACTTCGAAATGCTTTCAACTCTATAGGCGTGACTTTATCCATTGCGGGCAGGTCCACTTCATCGCGGTTTACCTTATGGGTTCGATTCAATCTAGGTTCGAGTACCTTGTCGGTTAACCACCAGATAAGCAGCGTGATTGGAATACAAGATGAAGCAGCAAAGAACCAGTTATTAAGTGGGTTTACCTCGATGCTCGGGTCAACAATTTGCGCTGCTGACTGGGTAAAGCTTTGCAATAGAGGGTCGATACCCGATGGAATAAAGTTAGCGCAAAAACCGCCGGACACCCCCGCAAAGGCCGCTGCAATACCCGCTAACGGATGACGTCCAACCGTAAAAAAGATAACCCCAGCAAGTGGAATAACCACCACGTAACCCGCATCAGTAGCGGTATGCGAGATAATACCCACCAGCACGACTGCAGGAGTCAAAAACTTAGCCGGTGTTATCTTTAGCATCTGTTTAAGCGCGGTATTGATAAAGCCCGAATGCTCAGCGACT
The Shewanella sp. KX20019 DNA segment above includes these coding regions:
- a CDS encoding AbgT family transporter — translated: MASTQIPADNGAQGMLGKALDGIERVGNKLPDPAMLFLILMFAVWGLSALLSGVSFDAIDPRTDSPIVVNNLLSAEALTHFLTSMVSTFTAFAPLGVVLVAMLGVGVAEHSGFINTALKQMLKITPAKFLTPAVVLVGIISHTATDAGYVVVIPLAGVIFFTVGRHPLAGIAAAFAGVSGGFCANFIPSGIDPLLQSFTQSAAQIVDPSIEVNPLNNWFFAASSCIPITLLIWWLTDKVLEPRLNRTHKVNRDEVDLPAMDKVTPIELKAFRSASLVMLIAIVGFFSLTLPETSTLRDSNGSLTSFSAPLMQSIVPLIFIFFMLPGLVYGYITGSFKNSADVVQAMSKSMSGMSHYIVMAFFCAQFVAAFSASNLGALIAVEGASGLKALNLPAEITVVGMIILVGFVNLFVGSSSAKWALIGPVLVPMLMQLNISPDLSQAAYRVGDSSSNIITPLMPYFPLVVVYCQRYVNNIGIGTLISMMLPFSLALMTIWSAWLLLYWSIGLPLGLGASYSYGL